The genomic region TGACCGATTACACTGGATATTTTATAATATTTTACAATATAAAAGTAAAGTTACTAAATTTATCGTACCTTAAACTACCATAATTCTTGTAGTTTAAAATACTTtagtcttatatatatatatatatatatatatatatatatatatatatatatatatatatatatatattgttggtCAAATTTAAAATAGTTTGACTTAGAATAAACAAAAATGACTAAATCATATGGATAGAAGGAGTAGTCACTAAATTTTTTTATTAACTACACGGATGCTATTCTCCTCTCTTTTTTGACATCATACCTTCATCTTAAAAATAAGTTTCTAATTCTCACGACAATGCGCGTGGAATTCATCAAGCATAGCTAGAAACGAAAAGGCTACTATACATCCCTCTATTCCGCTCTGGCTTCGCCACTGGGTGACCAGTGGCACCTCGCGAGTCAGAGCTATGGGAGTGGGAGCGGCCGACGCCGCGTAGAGGTGCGAGCACAGCGTACCAGCGCGACCATGCAAGCGGAAGCGTCTACATGGAAGTGTGCTAAGTGAAGTCCCAACTCTCCACGTCATTCAGTTTCTATAGCTTTAATTCAGCTGCTACATAAGCTAAAACAGGATATTGCAAGCAGTTAGATGAAGAATGAGTGAGAAACTAGGTTTTATATAAGATTTGGTTTCAACACAATATCTAAAACATAATGAGAGAAGAGGAGTATGGTTGCATTAGAGAAGTAGCTGGTAGTAATTTCTAAatgacttagaggctatagaaacTTTGGACTAGAACTGTAAGGAGTCGCGGCGACCGAAAACTTTAGGCTAGAACTCTAAGTGCTAGTTTGAGAACTATATTTTTTCATGTGATTTCTATATTCACATAAGAAAATGAACTatttttttttggaaaaatagAAAACCCTTGAAAAAATGTGGTTCCTAAACTGGCCCCTAAGGAGTTACCGGCGAGCAACGAGCAGCAGCGCCAGCGCGTGCGAAGTCCGAGCGGCAGCGCGGACGCACGGAGCGACGCGAAGTCGAATAGGAAGCAGCGGCCGGCTGGTCATGGCGACGACGGGAGTCTGGGTAGCTCGTTTTTTTTTTGTGGTTACAACAACAAAAAAAGTAAGAAACCGACGACGGAGTTGTCGATTTGCTGGTCTGAAGAAGATCGGCTAGTGAGGCTGAGAAGCCAAAGTTTCGATTTTAACCGATTATCCAGTCCTAGCTGGGATGACACAAAAATCCGACGGCTCAGTCCCACGCCGCCGCTCTGCCCCCGACATGGACCAACCATGCAGTAGGGAAGTCTACACCGCCATCTCCCATACGCACCACATCTGCTTCAAGCACGGCTCAGTCCCGCGTCCGCTTTGGAAACTGAGAGTTCGAAGAGCGAGCAATGTCGTACATGAAGCACGCCTTCGGGCACCAATGCAGCGTTCAAGTCCCCCacccaacacacacacacacacacacacacacacacacatacacacacacacacacaccaatgcaaaaaaaaaaaaggaaaaaatataATTTTTAAGCCATGCGCTATCCATACCGCAGATTATTGACCATTCAGCTGACACGCAAAGTAATACCACCCAAGAGAAAAAATTTGGTCCAAGCAATGGCCTGATCTTCGAAGCACAGATAATCTGTGCTTTCACAGGTATTGTGCATCTATCGATTACTTGttggcagcagcttcatcaggcgTTTTGGTAGTCATCTGGTCCACAGCATGCACAGTGCTCTGAAGCTCCTCCCATATAGCCTTGTAGACCATTCTCTGCCTGTTTACAGCAGATTTTCCCTCAAATGCCTTGGAAATCACGTCTATGCTGCATAATAGAAAGGGAACGGTTAGTTCAGCTTcagaattatatatatatatatatatatatatatatatatatatatatatatatatatatatatatatatatatatatatatatatatatatatatatatatatatatatatatatatatatagcaacACACAATTACGATTATGATCTTATATAAAGACACACTACATAAAGATACCAACCGATACACAATTACGATTATGATCTTATATAAAAAAAACGACCTTTTCAACCTTGAGCATATCATTCCGAAACACAATTACGATTATGATCTTATATAAATAGAGACTGTTCTAAtcttttatttattttacatAACAAGAAAAGAATCACGCTCTGTAGGATTTGAACCTACGACATTGGGTTTTGGAGACCCACGTTCTACCGAACTGAACTAAGAGCGCTTTCTTACGACAGGAGATAAAGCAGTAAAGAAAAGGATGATTTTTGTACCGCATGCATATAGCAAAATTAAACTCTTAATTTTGTCCAATTTGAATCGATCTCAATTGATCCCTCGTTACTGCCCATAGGAGAAGTAATAGGTAGGGATGACTGGATTTGAAcccgttacattttgtacccaaaACAAACGCGCTACCAAGCTGCGCTACATCCCTTTTCCAAATTGTTGTACAGTGTCATTGTACAAAAAAAAACCCCTGTCTTGTTTTCCACATCGTAATTTTATCCTCCATCTATATACAACTTTCTTGTCATTTCTTCTTTTTGGTTTCATATAATAAATGATATACATCAGAAACCCAACCTAACCTTTAAGTATTCGTTTCCTTATAACATCACTCTTTTTAGTGCTCTTTTTATTACTACTCGATTTATTCTGTATAGATTGGTCTATATGTCTCCCATCTGTTCCCAGGACAGGGATAATACCCACAGGTGATTCCATACCCTTAAGCTTTTTATCATCGTGTATATTATCAATATTTGTATCAGTACCTTCATTCATCATTGCAGCCTTGGCCAGCTTTTCATCATAGCGCTTTATTAGCTTTTCAGTTTATTCCTTTTCGCGCTGCATTTTAGCTAATAGTGCATTATTATATTCCGTCTTAGCTGTTATATCTAGCTCTGATATCAATGCGGCTGCTAGCACACTAGTCTTTTCCAAAGAAAACACATTAAACAGCTTGCTTAACACATGTATTGCTACACATTCCAGTGTATAGGTGCCCATACCTCTAACAATATCTTTATCTTTATCATCCTTCAATTTATCAAGAAGGTAATCCCTAGCTGATTGTCTATCCTTATTGAAGAACTTCCCCTTCAACTGGCCTGCAGACTCATGGACGCTACCCTCATCAAAGTGGATAGTCAAATGCTCGATTTGAGTTTGAATCTCTCTTAACTCTTCGGGGGTTTGATTCGTATTATTACTACTACGGCTGGCTAGCAAGTCAAAGACTTTCCCCTTAGATACCGGATCTGTGTTCTGTTTGCGGTTAATACCTTCTTTTTCGTAACTTCCTAGGAAGTTATCCCAGAAGAGATAGAGTTTGTCTATAATATCAGGTGTAATCACAACCCCTTTTTTAGCAGGGGGTATCCATAGATCGGCGTTGTACTTTTGATTTATAAGTTCCCACCTTCTAACAGTCTTTACCACATCACCCCCCGAACTTATATTAGAGGGTGGCTGAGTCAGCTCCAGCCTATAATCATTTAGCCTGTACTCTCTTTTATAATCGTCAGAGTCGCAGTCTCTTGACTCTCTAACAAACTCCCTTATAACATTATGACACGGGTTAATCAAACTATTCTTGAGTTCCGAACTCTTTGACAAGATTTCTTTATCAACAAAAAAGGCGCTGTCCCGAGCTATCGTTATTTTTTTTACAGCCTCCCGCAGTAGTCCTGAGGATATTCTATATGTCTTTGTCATTTTTCAATTCCATTTTCAGAGCCTCTTCCCTGGCGGATTTTATCTGTCAGTCTTTGAGACGTTGTTGTCTTCTTGACTGAGCTGTCGGTACCTGTTATTTGTAATTATCCCTTGTGCTCTATCACGACTTGTGTGATAGTATGGGTGGGGCAAAAACATTATGTTATCCGACACCCTGGAAGATATGTGTTGAATATGCTCAATAAGGTAGTTTGTATTTATATAAGATCATAATAGTAATTGTGTTTCGGTATGTGGTGGTTGGATTTCAGAAGGTAGTTTTTTTATATATAAGATCATAATAGTAATTGTGTATCGGTATGTGTTGAATATGCTCAATAAGGTAGTGTGTATTTATATAAGATCATAATCGTAATTGTGTTTCGGAATGATATGCTCAAGGTTGAAAAGGTCGTTTTTTTATATAAGATCATAATCGTAATTGTGTATCGGTTGGTATCTTTATGTAGTGTGTCTTTATATAAGATCATAATCGTAAttgtgttatatatatatatatatatatatatatatatatatatatatatatatatatatatatatatatatatatatatatatatatatatatatatataaaacaaaGACCCGTAATACATCAATGGTGAAATGATAGGGAAAAATGCATAAACATCATAGCATATCAAAAAGCCAACCTAATGTTGTCACCTAACATGTAAGAAGCATAAACAGCAAAATGTCCAAACAAATATTTAAAAATACAATAAAAAGAGGGGAACTGTAACAATTCATCATTACCAAACCGAAATGGCAGAATGCACGTGCTCAAGGCAAAGCTTCTGCTCAATCCCTATCCCTGAACCTGCCTGTGATGTATGTCTAGAAACCATATCTCACAAGTCACCAACAACATTAAGGTATATATAGTCTCACAAGTGACAAAACCAAAAAGGCGTCTTGATGCTTGCTTTATTGTGCATAGCACTATATCGTGCGTATAGGACAACACTAGTCATCACCCTAGGTGATAATCATCCACCTGAAATGACTTAATTTTTCTATATAAAAATCGCGAATAACTTAATAATTTGTTAAGTCATTCCACCCGGGTGGGTGATCATCACCTAAAGTGACAAACAACATCTCTCTCTATCTATCATGCACATGTCCTAAAATAGGACAACTAAAACCAACTAAAGTCAGCAACATATGTATGATTTGAAACTCTTCTCTGATCTTATATGAATTAGCGGTGCTCCTgcttttttttcaaaaaaaaggaCTTTGACATGCTATCGATGTATGGCCGAGCATGCCCTTGTAGTAGTTATTTGGTAGCATGCCTTATATGACCAAGTAGTAGGTGTACATGTAGTTGTACAAAACTTCTTGTAATAGTGTAAACCATATATGCAAGCATATGGAGCAGCTGCATCCTTAGATCAAGCAGCATCACTAGTGTTCATGTGTGTGCTCTCTGATCTCCCCTTTACTTTTACCCCCAGCTGTGTTAGTGGGTAAATTAACAAAGCTGGTACTAAAGCCACAGTTGGGCGGTCATCGGCATTGTTAGGCCAACACCCTCTCCCCCGTCAACCACCGCAACGATAACCGTTTGTGGTGCATAGGACGGTAATGGAGGTTGGAGGAGGAAGTGCCCAGTACCCCACGCTTACCCGCATCAACTATGGTGACCAGTCGGTGTTCATGAAGGTGATACTCCAAGATGACCGCCCAACCGCACCAAGGTTGTGGCACATGGTGAACACTGGCAAAATAAGGACACAATAAAGCTTGCCTAGGACAGTCTGAAGTGCATTTGTGTGGGCTCCGACCACGTGCGCCGAGCAAGGACGCATGCAGCTCGTGTGAGAGTATGAGGCTATGCCATTCTAGGAAGGTGAGGCCGTGGACTTGGCACTGCGCCTGTAGTCACTGGTGAGTCAGCTCATGGTACTCGCCAAAACCATTGTCAAACAACAAATCATTGCCATGCACCTGCACGTGGTTCTGACCAAATTCACACAGATTGCGCTTGTCGATCTATCCACCCTCACAGTTGAGGATGTGACTGGGTAGCTCAAGTGGAGAACTATGACACAGTGGCACAGACGATGGTACTAGAAAGCTTCTCCTCACTAAGGAATGAGTGACCCGTATGTGTGAGCAGCAGCCAGTGCAAGGCAGGGCTTGTCCAGCAGAAGAGGcgcagagtggtgacaaggaagacCGCCAACATGGAAGATGAAAGGTGGCAGCGCTCGTAACAGAAAAGAGGATGCGCCACATGTCTCCAACCGCAACACTTGCCGCAAGTGTGTCAAGACGGGCCATTGATCTCAGGATTGTAAAAACACTGCACGACAGCCTTGTAGTAGGTAGATTGGTAGCATGCTGGTGTGGTCAAGTAGTAAGTGTGCTTGTAATTGGTGTACAAAACATCTTGTAAAAGTGAAGACCATGTATATATGCAAGCATGTGGACCAGCTGCATCCTTAGCTCAAGGAGCAGCATTAACTAGTGTTCATCAGTTCATGTGTATGTGCTCCGATCTCCCCTTTACTTCTACCTCCAGTTGTGTGAGCGGTGAATTAACAAAGCCAGCCAACAAGTGGGGCAAGAACCCttaccacacacacacacacacacacatcttAATATCTTATACATCAATACTATAGCAAATATATTGGCATACTTTCATTGGAAATATCAATAAAAGTATATCTGTTGAATTGTTTGTTTTATTTAAATTGATGGaacaatcaatactactaatcacTCACTTCAGTATAGGAATTTTCTTCAGTGTTGATCATTGGTGATATATTGTGATTGGCCATCTGGGGAGTTTCTGTTCCAACTATTTCATTTTATTCTAAAAGGCTGAAtagctatcaactttgcaccaatTCCATTCAGAACAGCTAAAATAAACTTCTTTAAAGACAATAACTAATCCCATGCCATACTAAACTGGCTTATAACAGGTAAATTTAATTGGAAAATACTCTATTATAGCATATAAAAGCGAACTTTTTGAGAAAAGGTCCCAGTTTGTCTTTGGTTAACTTTCTGTCAAACTTACATGTGACAACTAAACTAGAAGCCAATACTTTGGTTACTTTTGATTACATAGACTTCATGATAAAATGGGTTGCCAAAAAAACCCTCCCACTTATGGAATAGAAATATCTTAAACAAACTTCAATCCATGTAAATATTTTCAGCACTACATTTTTTTTTGTTCTGGTAGTAGTAGCACTACAATGCCAAAACAAACATTTCTCAAATCTTTAAGCAAAAAAAAAAACGCTATCATCTCCATATCAATCACCTACAATGCTTCACATAGGAACATTTCTAAACAAATAAGTTGTGAACTATACACCACAAATTGATACATCTAAAAACGACCCTGTTTTCTTTGATACCGACTACAGAATGCAGACACATTCACCATGTAAGTGTGAGTTTCAAAGATCTACTGAGCATGTAGCACATTTGTTTCTTCGCATCCCAGTAAATGTAAAAAAACAGAATATCAATGTTTGTAAATTAAGTGGGGTGGGGGTTTTGTTACTCACCAAACATGGCGGCCATCTCCAGAGGTATCCACAACCGTGACTGTGTCCGCCTCCAGCTGCTCCTTGATCTGCCAAGAAACCATAGAAACAGAAACGAATCTGTCAGTCTCCATGGCAAACGACAGCGTAGGAACGCTTACCCTAGCATCTGAACAAAGATTAGAATCAGAAAGCTAAACCAGGGAGGCAAGCAAGGTACCTTAGCCTCTAGCGCCTTTGTAGCGAGGGAATCCGCAGACCCCGCCGGCCCCGGCGCCGAAGCCCAGGCCGCAAACCCCCTGATCCTGCGGCTGCTGGAATGGGGGGAAGAGGACCAGGTGGTGGTGGGGCGGGTGGAGGGCTGGGAGGAGAGAGCAGACGAGGCGTGGTGGCGGACAGAATAGACAGAAGAGGACGAGTAGGATGAGAATCGGTGGAACAGAAGTCCTGCAACCGagcacggcgcggcggcggcggaccTCGGCGGCAGCATCGTCTTGCCGTCTGAGAGCTGAAGAGACCACACGAGAGGATTTCTCCGGCTGTGGTGCTTGCGGCTTTAGGCACAGCTGATCATTGTTGAAAAAAGCTTTATCTGTTTCTGTTCTCACACAAGAAACAGCTGAATCTATATGTTAAAACTAGAAACAGCTGAATCTATAAGTTAAAATTAGGTATGTGCCTATCGTTGCAATGGGACTAAAAATCGCAACTAAAAAATTGTATGAAATATAAatacgaaacgacaaacaatatgatatatatataaaatatatatacgaaacaacaaacatcactatgatatgcaaaattCGTATAACAAATATTATCAATATCGTACAAATTATTTTTATTATTGCCGGAGCATCGTCCGAAATATTCTCGGGCGAGTCGGAAATGTGCTGCTTGTTCGAGGTTGGCTACGGACGAGTCGTGATTGAGTTTCCCATCCGTCCAGGTTAGTCTCGGACGAGTCGCGATTGCGTCTCccacccgaggttggcctcgggcgagtcgtgactgactGTCCCGCCCGGGGTGGCCTCGGACAAGTCGTAACTGCCTCTCCCATCGgggatggcctcgggcgagtcatgacTACGTCTTCCACCCGAGGTTGGCATCAGGCGAGTCGTGACAGTGTTTCCCGCGAGGGGATGGCCTCGGGTGAGTCGTCACTGCCtctcccgcccgaggttggcctcgggcaagTCGTGGCTGCATCTCTCGCCCGGGTTAGCCTC from Zea mays cultivar B73 chromosome 6, Zm-B73-REFERENCE-NAM-5.0, whole genome shotgun sequence harbors:
- the LOC100303801 gene encoding Protein BOLA4, chloroplastic/mitochondrial, with translation MLPPRSAAAAPCSVAGLLFHRFSSYSSSSVYSVRHHASSALSSQPSTRPTTTWSSSPHSSSRRIRGFAAWASAPGPAGSADSLATKALEAKIKEQLEADTVTVVDTSGDGRHVCIDVISKAFEGKSAVNRQRMVYKAIWEELQSTVHAVDQMTTKTPDEAAANK